In one window of Candidatus Avedoeria danica DNA:
- a CDS encoding antibiotic biosynthesis monooxygenase, translated as MYGTIMRGSVRPEDRAALVAAIEAGESVPVPGFLGSRLLIPDERADEVWLAVFFTDKEAYVRNAEDPGQHARYVAMRKWMTGDPEWVDGGWVGLGPEGGEGAAVIG; from the coding sequence ATGTACGGCACGATCATGCGCGGATCCGTCCGCCCGGAAGACCGAGCGGCGCTGGTGGCCGCGATCGAAGCGGGCGAGAGCGTGCCGGTGCCGGGATTCCTCGGCTCGCGCCTGCTGATCCCGGACGAGCGGGCGGACGAGGTGTGGTTGGCGGTGTTCTTCACGGACAAGGAAGCGTACGTGCGGAACGCGGAGGATCCGGGGCAGCATGCGCGGTATGTGGCGATGCGGAAGTGGATGACGGGGGATCCGGAGTGGGTGGATGGGGGGTGGGTGGGGTTGGGGCCGGAGGGGGGTGAGGGGGCGGCGGTCATTGGCTGA
- a CDS encoding HNH endonuclease — MTRLYISQALRLLVTEDSGHRCGYCRCSEFLTSTALVIDHIVPVAAGGATVRQNLWRSCVHCNQYKATSMEAVDPATGAIAPLFNPRTQRWHEHFRWIDHGCIVEGLTPTGRATAAALRVNRDLAVSARRMWVDAGWHPPADGA, encoded by the coding sequence GTGACGCGCCTGTACATTTCGCAGGCGCTGCGACTGCTGGTAACGGAAGACAGCGGACATCGCTGCGGTTACTGCCGGTGTTCGGAGTTCCTGACATCCACGGCGCTTGTGATCGATCACATCGTCCCAGTGGCCGCTGGCGGCGCCACGGTGCGCCAGAACCTGTGGCGCTCGTGCGTACACTGCAACCAGTACAAGGCGACCAGCATGGAGGCGGTTGATCCTGCGACGGGGGCAATCGCTCCGCTGTTCAATCCGCGCACCCAGCGCTGGCACGAGCACTTCCGGTGGATCGACCACGGCTGCATCGTCGAGGGTCTCACCCCGACGGGGCGGGCGACCGCGGCGGCGCTGCGCGTGAACCGCGATCTTGCTGTGAGCGCCCGGCGTATGTGGGTGGACGCAGGATGGCACCCACCGGCAGATGGGGCGTAG
- a CDS encoding NAD(P)-dependent alcohol dehydrogenase translates to MKAIVQDKYGSADVLQFKDIDKPEPGDDDVLIRVHAAGVDRGVWHLMTGLPYLMRVIGMGFRAPKVAVRGREVAGTVEAVGRNVTAFKAGDEVYGFSDGSFAEYVCAKATQLAPKPKNVTFEQAAVVPVSAITALHGVRDAGDLKAGQKALIIGASGGVGTYAVQIAKAIGAEVTGVCSTGKADLVRSIGADHVIDYTREDCTDGTRRYDLIVDTGGRRPLSQLRRALNADGTLVVVGGEGGGRFMGGFLRGMLAPMRAIGSKQKLKGLMPDERKDDLVTLTGMIEAGKVVPVVDKAYPLGEAAEAVRYMEQGRARGKVVVRVLPG, encoded by the coding sequence ATCAAGGCGATCGTTCAAGACAAGTATGGTTCCGCCGATGTCCTGCAGTTCAAGGACATCGACAAGCCGGAGCCTGGGGATGACGATGTGCTCATCCGGGTCCACGCCGCGGGCGTCGACCGGGGCGTCTGGCATCTGATGACGGGGCTGCCGTACCTGATGCGGGTGATCGGGATGGGCTTCCGGGCGCCCAAGGTGGCGGTGCGGGGCCGCGAGGTCGCGGGGACGGTCGAGGCGGTCGGCCGGAACGTGACGGCGTTCAAGGCGGGCGACGAGGTCTACGGGTTCAGCGACGGCAGCTTCGCCGAGTACGTGTGCGCCAAGGCCACGCAGCTGGCGCCGAAGCCGAAAAACGTCACGTTCGAGCAGGCGGCGGTGGTGCCGGTGTCCGCGATCACCGCCCTGCACGGCGTCCGCGACGCGGGCGATCTGAAGGCGGGGCAGAAGGCGCTGATCATCGGCGCCTCGGGCGGCGTCGGCACGTACGCGGTGCAGATCGCCAAGGCCATCGGAGCCGAGGTGACCGGCGTCTGCAGCACGGGCAAGGCGGACCTGGTCCGGTCGATCGGCGCCGACCACGTGATCGACTACACGCGCGAGGACTGCACGGACGGCACGCGCCGCTACGACCTCATCGTCGACACGGGCGGCCGGCGGCCGTTGTCCCAGCTGCGGCGGGCGCTGAACGCCGACGGGACATTGGTGGTTGTTGGCGGAGAGGGCGGGGGCCGGTTTATGGGCGGCTTCCTGCGCGGGATGCTGGCGCCTATGCGGGCGATCGGGTCCAAGCAGAAGCTCAAGGGGCTCATGCCGGACGAGCGGAAGGACGACCTGGTGACGCTGACGGGGATGATCGAGGCGGGCAAGGTGGTGCCGGTCGTCGACAAGGCGTATCCGCTGGGTGAGGCGGCGGAGGCGGTGCGGTACATGGAGCAGGGGCGGGCGCGGGGGAAGGTGGTGGTGCGGGTGTTGCCGGGGTGA
- a CDS encoding TerB family tellurite resistance protein, whose translation MTSVAHAVANRAAMWKVIEMPDQTLPTAPLDLDDPNDESIVRVRVSQELEEAAKFARSLRAEDFKSGDWFVQLTRKLVLTYDQNARASYFLHKYRGLPPDDIADARVRTGVRYATITGGLTGVSVTANQLLAIPSAGTSLVIMAGAIGAEMICLSSIQMRLVLDLATIYGQAFDADDPEDILTVFNYALGAAPVGAAGKVIQKAAVHGSRTAVKKVVSKGTLKSVQDLGRLVGIKILQRSIIKYAAPVASAAVGSGYNYITTKSLGAVAKAHMRNRGRASGELRTMLSTGAAAAGLALPAAMMVMAKADGVLQGAEKELYRALLANVDQGDEAALEFERLMRDRTALLSALATADSPDMRSGIVEALGLMAAYDGDLSQAETEFLTEVAAHLGVEIDFEALAKQADTYRVASDGEGAMARARGAVEQAARSGSDVAAAVGGRMREGATKAGAAAWAVARGVRRRKESSEMPDGSPLDVEGVDLGLTTDEIVALMQEGRRPT comes from the coding sequence GTGACGTCGGTTGCTCACGCTGTCGCCAACCGGGCCGCAATGTGGAAGGTCATCGAGATGCCTGATCAGACGCTGCCAACCGCACCGCTCGATTTGGACGACCCGAACGATGAGTCGATCGTCAGGGTCAGGGTGAGCCAAGAGCTCGAAGAGGCCGCCAAGTTCGCACGATCACTGCGTGCGGAGGACTTCAAGAGCGGCGACTGGTTCGTGCAGTTGACCCGGAAGCTTGTCCTTACCTACGACCAGAATGCCAGGGCGTCCTATTTTCTGCACAAGTATCGGGGCCTTCCACCAGACGACATCGCAGACGCGCGCGTTCGGACTGGCGTGCGGTATGCCACCATCACGGGTGGCTTGACGGGCGTAAGCGTTACAGCGAATCAGCTTCTGGCAATACCGAGCGCGGGTACGTCTCTTGTCATCATGGCGGGGGCCATCGGGGCCGAGATGATCTGCCTGAGCAGCATCCAGATGCGGCTCGTGCTCGACTTGGCGACGATCTACGGCCAAGCGTTCGACGCGGACGATCCGGAGGACATTCTCACGGTCTTCAACTATGCACTTGGTGCTGCACCGGTTGGAGCGGCAGGAAAGGTGATCCAGAAGGCGGCGGTACATGGGTCGCGGACGGCCGTGAAGAAGGTGGTGAGCAAGGGCACGCTCAAGTCGGTTCAGGATCTCGGTCGTCTCGTGGGGATCAAGATCCTGCAGCGTTCGATCATCAAGTATGCGGCGCCGGTCGCATCGGCAGCGGTAGGGAGCGGGTACAACTACATCACGACGAAGAGTCTCGGCGCTGTTGCCAAGGCGCACATGCGCAATCGGGGGCGAGCGTCAGGCGAGCTGCGTACGATGCTCAGCACCGGTGCGGCAGCGGCTGGACTGGCCTTGCCCGCGGCGATGATGGTCATGGCCAAGGCCGATGGCGTGCTACAGGGAGCGGAGAAGGAGCTTTATCGCGCGCTCCTGGCCAACGTCGATCAGGGTGACGAGGCCGCGCTCGAGTTCGAGCGGCTGATGCGCGATCGTACTGCACTGCTGAGTGCCCTGGCGACGGCGGATTCGCCGGACATGCGATCCGGCATTGTGGAAGCGCTCGGACTGATGGCTGCCTATGACGGCGACCTGTCGCAGGCTGAGACGGAGTTTCTGACGGAGGTCGCGGCGCACCTCGGTGTCGAAATCGACTTCGAGGCGCTGGCGAAGCAGGCCGATACGTATCGCGTTGCGTCCGATGGCGAGGGCGCCATGGCGCGTGCGCGCGGTGCGGTCGAGCAGGCGGCGCGGTCGGGGAGTGACGTGGCGGCGGCAGTCGGTGGGCGGATGCGGGAGGGGGCAACGAAGGCGGGGGCGGCGGCTTGGGCGGTTGCGCGAGGCGTTCGGCGGCGCAAGGAGTCGTCGGAGATGCCTGACGGATCACCGCTGGACGTCGAGGGCGTGGACCTGGGCCTGACGACGGACGAGATCGTCGCGTTGATGCAAGAGGGTCGGAGGCCGACGTGA
- a CDS encoding antibiotic biosynthesis monooxygenase, protein MYGTIMRGSVRPEDRAALVAAIEAGESVPVPGFLGSRLLIPDERADEVWLAVFFTDKEAYVRNAADPGQHARYVAMRKWMTGDPEWVDGGWVGLGPEGG, encoded by the coding sequence ATGTACGGCACGATCATGCGCGGATCCGTCCGCCCGGAAGACCGGGCGGCGCTGGTGGCGGCGATCGAAGCGGGCGAGAGCGTGCCGGTGCCGGGGTTCCTCGGCTCGCGCCTGCTGATTCCGGACGAACGTGCGGACGAGGTGTGGTTGGCGGTGTTCTTCACGGACAAGGAAGCGTACGTGCGGAACGCGGCGGATCCGGGGCAGCATGCGCGGTATGTGGCGATGCGGAAGTGGATGACGGGGGATCCGGAGTGGGTGGATGGGGGGTGGGTGGGGTTGGGGCCGGAGGGGGGGTAG
- a CDS encoding SAM-dependent DNA methyltransferase translates to MSKAPEHMSQQALEAYLWGAAKLLRGLIDAGDYKQYVFPLLFFKRLSDVWDEEYATALAETDGDAAYARSTADDRFRIPDGAHWSDVRDASRDVGRALLTAFRAIEAANPERLAGVFGNASWTDKAQLPDETLKNLIEHFSQHTLSLAEVPEDELGNGYEYLIKQFADDSGHTAQEFYTNRTLVHLMVQMLEPQAGETIYDPTVGTGGMLISALAEVKRRGGDARTLGLYGQELIHITAAIARMNLVLHGVEDFEVVAGNTLSNPAFIQGDRLRTFDVVLANPPYSIKKWNRDAWLTDPWGRNFLGTPPQGRADYAFFQHILNPHGVLFRNEEAEMRRKLVESDLLECVLGLGPNLFYNSPMEACVVICRTRKPVERRGKVLFIDAVREVGRERAVSFLRPEHQARIVAAYQAFVSVTGFARVAAVDVVLQQGGNLSISNYVTQVESGAPSRGDGAMRTAWIEFDVGGREFWLHMDLLVDMLDSIVADEAANG, encoded by the coding sequence ATGAGCAAGGCGCCGGAACACATGAGCCAGCAGGCGCTCGAGGCCTACCTGTGGGGCGCCGCCAAGTTGCTGCGGGGCCTGATCGACGCGGGCGACTACAAGCAGTACGTGTTCCCGCTGCTGTTCTTCAAGCGGCTATCCGACGTATGGGACGAGGAGTACGCGACGGCGTTGGCCGAGACGGACGGCGACGCGGCGTACGCCCGCTCGACGGCCGACGACCGCTTCCGCATCCCCGACGGCGCCCACTGGTCCGACGTGCGCGACGCTTCGCGCGATGTCGGCCGGGCGCTGCTCACAGCGTTCCGGGCGATCGAGGCGGCGAACCCGGAGCGGCTGGCGGGGGTGTTCGGGAACGCGTCGTGGACGGACAAGGCGCAGCTGCCGGACGAGACGTTGAAGAACCTGATCGAGCACTTCTCGCAGCACACGCTGAGCTTGGCCGAAGTGCCCGAGGATGAGCTGGGCAACGGCTACGAGTACCTGATCAAGCAGTTCGCGGACGACAGCGGCCACACGGCGCAGGAGTTCTACACGAACCGGACGCTGGTCCACCTGATGGTTCAGATGCTCGAACCGCAGGCGGGCGAGACGATTTACGATCCGACGGTGGGCACGGGCGGGATGCTGATCTCGGCACTGGCCGAGGTGAAGCGGCGAGGCGGCGATGCGCGGACACTCGGGCTGTACGGGCAGGAGCTGATCCACATCACGGCTGCCATCGCGCGGATGAACCTGGTGCTGCACGGGGTCGAGGACTTCGAGGTCGTCGCCGGCAACACGCTGAGCAACCCGGCGTTCATCCAAGGCGATCGGCTGCGGACGTTCGACGTGGTGCTGGCAAACCCACCGTACTCCATCAAGAAGTGGAACCGCGACGCCTGGCTGACGGACCCATGGGGCCGCAACTTCCTGGGCACGCCGCCCCAGGGCCGGGCGGACTACGCGTTCTTCCAGCACATCCTGAATCCGCATGGCGTGCTGTTCCGCAACGAAGAGGCGGAGATGCGGCGTAAGCTGGTGGAGTCAGACCTGCTGGAGTGCGTGCTCGGGCTGGGGCCGAACTTGTTCTACAACTCGCCGATGGAGGCGTGTGTGGTGATCTGCCGGACGCGGAAGCCGGTGGAGCGGCGGGGGAAGGTGTTGTTCATTGACGCGGTGCGGGAGGTTGGGCGGGAGCGGGCGGTGAGCTTTCTGCGGCCGGAGCATCAGGCGCGGATTGTGGCGGCGTATCAGGCGTTCGTGAGTGTTACTGGGTTCGCAAGAGTCGCGGCAGTAGACGTCGTATTGCAGCAGGGCGGCAATCTGTCGATCTCGAATTACGTCACGCAAGTCGAAAGTGGCGCACCGAGCCGGGGCGATGGAGCGATGAGGACGGCATGGATTGAGTTCGATGTGGGCGGGCGGGAGTTCTGGCTTCACATGGACTTGTTGGTCGACATGCTCGATAGTATTGTGGCCGACGAGGCAGCGAATGGTTGA